The Bacillus zhangzhouensis region GTTAAAATGGACATCGGACACACGTCAAATACAAGACACGACATATGAATTGAAGGTAGAAAGCGAAACAGATGACAAACAAGCAGAAGACATGATTGCGGATTGGAAAAGACAAAACTCAACATTTTTCGACAAAAAGCAAGAATGATCTTCCATCTTACCTTTTTTCAGTATAAAATAAACCTATATTTAACATACAGGTTCATACTGCATGTTACAAAAGGGAGTTGAACATGGCATGAAGTACCAGCGGCTTGTCATGATCTTTTCGTTCCTTCTTCTATTATCTGCCTGCTCGCAGGCGCCTTTAAAAGGACAAATTGAGAAGGTGGGTTTACTCGTCCCCGATACGATTAATGATCAAGTTTGGGGAACGAAAGGTTATAAAGGCTTATTAAGTATCCAATCAACATTTGGTGTAGATGTTTATTATAAGGAAGGAATGGTCGACAAGGAGAGAATCGTTGATGCCATTGAAGAATTCCATAAAAAAGGAGTCAATTTGATTATTGGCCATGGCAATGAATACAGTGAAATTTTTAACTTGATCAGTGAAGATTATCCAAACATACAATTTATTACGGTCAATGGAAACAAGCCTCAGGCGGGCAATGTCACAAACGTGACGTTTAAAGGTGAAGCGATGGGCTTTTTCGGAGGCATGACAGCTGCACATATGTCAAAAACAAAAAAGATTGGTATTCTCGCTTCATATGATTGGCAAAGTGAAGTAGACGGCTTTATCAAAGGGGCAAAATATCAAAATGAACATGTACAAGTGTTAGCGGAGTTTGTCGAAAACTGGGATGATGCTGACAAAGCGGTGGAGCTCTACCAAAAATTAAAAAAGCAGGGCGTTGATGTTGTGTATCCAGCAGGTGATGGTTATAATATCCCTGTCATTGAACAAATCAAATCCGATAATTTATCAGCGATCGGGTATGTCACCGATCAATCCAATCTCGGCAGCCATACGGTTTTAACGAGCACTGTACAGCATGTTGATAAAGCGTACAGTATCATTGCAAAGAAATTCAATGAAGGCAAGCTAAATGAACAAGGTGAGTACTCCTTTGATTTTAAAGAAGGAGTGATCGAGATGGGGAAATTTAGCTCCACCATTGACGACGCTTTTGTGAAAGACATTAAAAGTGATATTGCGTCTTACAAAAAAACAGGCAAACTGCCAAATGAAAAGTGAGGAGACGACGATCATGCAGCACGAAAAATCGATGGAATTTTTACAAAT contains the following coding sequences:
- a CDS encoding BMP family ABC transporter substrate-binding protein, producing MKYQRLVMIFSFLLLLSACSQAPLKGQIEKVGLLVPDTINDQVWGTKGYKGLLSIQSTFGVDVYYKEGMVDKERIVDAIEEFHKKGVNLIIGHGNEYSEIFNLISEDYPNIQFITVNGNKPQAGNVTNVTFKGEAMGFFGGMTAAHMSKTKKIGILASYDWQSEVDGFIKGAKYQNEHVQVLAEFVENWDDADKAVELYQKLKKQGVDVVYPAGDGYNIPVIEQIKSDNLSAIGYVTDQSNLGSHTVLTSTVQHVDKAYSIIAKKFNEGKLNEQGEYSFDFKEGVIEMGKFSSTIDDAFVKDIKSDIASYKKTGKLPNEK